Proteins encoded by one window of Modestobacter marinus:
- a CDS encoding RNA polymerase sigma factor codes for MSIADIKDPAAPAEVPPPMTAADVITTAAPAEEDVPEDTDGGAAAAASEWDDEEDTLALRQARKDAELTASTDSVRAYLKLIGRVKLLTAEEEVDLARRIEAGLYAGHKLHEAMEGGGKLATQLRRDLTWIVRDGERAKDHLLEANLRLVVSLAKRYTGRGMAFLDLIQEGNLGLIRAVEKFDYTKGFKFSTYATWWIRQAITRAMADQARTIRIPVHMVEVINKLGRMQREMLQELGREPTPEELAKEMDITPEKVVEIQQYAREPISLDQTIGDEGDSQLGDFIEDSEAVVAVDAVSFTLMQDQLTSVLQTLSEREAGVVRLRFGLTDGQPRTLDEIGQVYGVTRERIRQIESKTMSKLRHPSRSQVLRDYLD; via the coding sequence ATGAGCATTGCTGACATCAAGGACCCGGCCGCCCCCGCCGAGGTCCCGCCCCCCATGACGGCTGCCGACGTGATCACCACGGCCGCGCCCGCCGAGGAGGACGTCCCCGAGGACACCGACGGCGGCGCCGCCGCGGCCGCGTCCGAGTGGGACGACGAGGAGGACACCCTCGCCCTCCGGCAGGCCCGCAAGGACGCCGAGCTCACCGCGTCGACCGACTCGGTCCGCGCCTACCTGAAGCTCATCGGCCGGGTGAAGCTGCTGACCGCCGAGGAGGAGGTCGACCTCGCCCGCCGGATCGAGGCAGGCCTCTACGCCGGGCACAAGCTGCACGAGGCCATGGAGGGCGGCGGGAAGCTCGCCACCCAGCTGCGTCGCGACCTGACCTGGATCGTGCGGGACGGCGAGCGGGCCAAGGACCACCTGCTGGAGGCCAACCTCCGCCTGGTGGTCTCCCTGGCCAAGCGCTACACCGGCCGCGGCATGGCGTTCCTGGACCTGATCCAGGAGGGCAACCTGGGGCTGATCCGCGCGGTGGAGAAGTTCGACTACACCAAGGGCTTCAAGTTCTCCACGTACGCCACCTGGTGGATCCGGCAGGCGATCACCCGCGCGATGGCCGACCAGGCCCGCACCATCCGCATCCCGGTGCACATGGTCGAGGTCATCAACAAGCTCGGCCGGATGCAGCGGGAGATGCTCCAGGAGCTGGGCCGTGAGCCCACCCCGGAGGAGCTGGCCAAGGAGATGGACATCACCCCGGAGAAGGTGGTGGAGATCCAGCAGTACGCGCGGGAGCCGATCAGCCTGGACCAGACCATCGGTGACGAGGGCGACAGCCAGCTCGGTGACTTCATCGAGGACTCCGAGGCCGTGGTGGCCGTGGACGCGGTGAGCTTCACGCTGATGCAGGACCAGCTGACCAGCGTGCTGCAGACGCTGTCGGAGAGGGAGGCCGGCGTCGTCCGGCTGCGGTTCGGGCTGACCGACGGCCAGCCGCGCACGCTGGACGAGATCGGCCAGGTCTACGGGGTCACCCGGGAGCGGATCCGGCAGATCGAGTCCAAGACGATGTCCAAGCTGCGCCACCCCAGCCGCTCCCAGGTCCTGCGCGACTACCTGGACTGA